From the genome of Deferribacteraceae bacterium V6Fe1:
AGTCAATCTTAGTAAAAGGAAATCCTTCAATATAATTAGCTACCTCTCCCTTTATTTTATTTGAATCTTTGACACCCTTTGAAAGTAACTCTTCTACAAGTGCAAATGATTTATTTAGAGAAAGTGCGGACATCCTCTGCTCTTCAGTCAAATAAACATTTCTGGAACTCATGGCAAGCCCGTCCTCTTCTCTTACAATCGGACAGCCAACAATATTTGTGTCTATATTTAAATCATCAACAACCCTTTTAATAACAAGGAGTTGCTGATAATCCTTTAACCCAAAATATGCATTATCAGGTGCTACAATATTTAACAACTTTGTCACTACAGTGGCAACACCGTCAAAATGACCCGGACGACTTTTGCCGCAAAGTTTATCTGTAAGAATACTTAAAGAGACTTTTGTAAAAAATCCATTGGGATACATTTCTTGAACGCTTGGATAAAAAATGATATCACAGTCCTCTTTTTCTAAAAGAGATTTATCCCTCTCAAAATCACGTGGATATTTATCCAAATCCTCATTAGGCCCAAATTGGGTAGGGTTTACAAATATACTGCAAACAACGATATTATTTTCAGACTTTGCCTTCTTAATTAGGCTCAAATGCCCTTCGTGCAGATAACCCATTGTGGGGACAAAACCGATTTTCTTCCCCTCTGATTTAGCTTTTTTTATTGTCTTCCTTAAATCTTCAATTTTATTTATTACAATCATATTGTTACCTCAAAAATGAGTGCTTTTCTTCAGGAAAAATCGAACCCTTTACTTCAGACATATAGTTCTTTGTAGCCTCTCTTATAACATTACCAACACTTGCATACTGTTTTACAAATTTCGGTGTGAAATCATCGAAAATTCCAAATATATCCTGAAAGACCAAAATCTGACCGTCACAATTGACACCGGCTCCGATACCGATTGTCGGAATCTTTATGTTTTCAGTTATTTTTTTACTCACATCCGCAATAACACCTTCAAGGACAATAGAAAAAGCTCCTGCCTCTTCAATGGCAATTGCGTCTTCCAAAAGTTTTTCATCATTATCCCTGCCTTGAATCTTATACCCACCTTGAGCTAAAACCTGCTGAGGCATAAGCCCAATATGTCCCATTACATTTATTCCCATACTAACGAGCTTTTTCACTAACGGAGCAATCTCTTTCCCACCTTCAAGCTTTATAGCTTCCGCTCCACTTTCTTTAATTACCCTTACGGCATTGTTTATTGCCTGCTCATCGGAAACCTGATAACTACCAAAAGGCATATCCGCCACAAGAAATGCCCTGCTAATGGCTCTTTTTACCGATTTAGTGTGATATATAATCTCATCAACCGTAACAGGGATGGTGCTTTCATATCCGTTCATTACCATACCAAGCGAATCGCCAACTAAAATCAAATCAATACCGCTTTCGTCGAGAAGTTTTGCAGAAGAATAGTCATATGCCGTAAGGCATGCTATCTTCTCATTATTCTTCATCCTCTTAATATGGTTAACAGTTATTTTTTTTATTTCAACATGTTTACTCAAATTAAACCTCCATACAAAAAAAGCCTTCCGGCATAACCGGAAGGCTGTAATTTATCATATATAACAGTCTTCATGTCTCGGTCCAGCCGGATCCAAGCATACTTTAATTACTTTAAAAACTTAAAAGGTATGCACCGCTGTTGCATCCAAGGGGTTAATATATATATTTACTCAATTTGTCAATCTCTAAATGCAATTTTTTAAGTAAACTTAATTAAAAGCTTGGTGGCGTACCAACCCAAAATGCTCTTAATTTTTCGTCAGTCTTGTTTTTAAGTTTATGGGGCAAATTTGAACTAAAATAAATTGATTCCCCCTCTTTTAACACATACTCATCATTTCCGATAACAACAGTTAAAACACCTTTTATAACGTAACCAAACTCTTCGCCAGTATGCCTGTAATAATCTGAACCGGTTTCAGAATGAGGGTCTATCTCAACTATCATTGGCTCTAACTTTCTATTGACAAGTTTTGTTGCCAAAAAGGCCATTGAAAGACTTTTATTTTTCAAAATCTTATAGTCGCTCTCAGTAAATTTATGCACAATATTTCTCTCGTCTTCAAAGAGTTCACTTATAGTGGTACCAAGAGCGTAGCAAATCTTTTTTAGTGATGATATAGACGGGGAGTTCTTACCGTTCTCAATCTGACTAATAAAACTCTTTGTAAACCCAGTTTTTTGAGAAATATCCTCAAGGGTCATGCCTAACTTTTTTCTAATATCTTTTAATTTAGCTCCATAACTCATTTTAACTCCTTGCATTTTATTTATATTTAAATTATATATTAAAATTATGAGAAATAGTCAAGGACTTAAGTTAAATTTAGTAAATTTCCTTATTGTTGTATTTCTGGCAGTTTTAAACATTTTCTTCATACTGTATTTAATTTATAATCAATTCTACTTATTATTATCCAGTGCAATTATTTTTGAGTCTATTATTATTGGAATATTTGCTCTTTACGCACTCAATAAATACAAAACAGTAAAAAATGAATTGAGTCACTGTATTGTTGAGTTGGAAAATTTAAAGCAAGAGCATGAAAAAATGTTAGCTCTTAATAAAGAAGCCATGAGTGAGCTCGAAACATCAAATGCAGAATTAAAAGCCTTAAACTTGCAGCTGATAAAATCAAGAAAAGAGCTGCAGGAAATTTCCGATTACAGAGGAAAATTTTTAGTTAACGTATCTCATGAGTTACGCACCCCACTCAATGCAATTATCGGGTTTACAACCATAATGACTGCCGATGATTATGACACTAATTCAGGTGACTTTAAAGAGATGTTAAAAGTTATACACGAATCAAGCAAAAGACTGCTTAATTTGATAAATAATATCTTAAATATTGCAAAACTTGAAACCGATATAACTGAAATCAAACCGGAGCCGGTATCTTTTGATAACATATACCATTCTATTGTTTCTGTTGGCAAAGGACTTCTTGCTGATAACAATAAAGTGATTTTCATTTATGAATCGGATGATAATTTACCCAAAGTAATTGCAGATGAAAAAAATTTATTGAGAGCACTAACTCAATTTATAGATAATGCGGTAAAATATACGGATAAAGGTGAAATACTTTTTAAGGCAACAAATCTGCTTGATTGTGTTGAAATAATTATAAAAGATACAGGTGCAGGTATCCCTGAATCAAAACTAAAAGAGCTCACAGAGCCATTTTTGTCACAATTTAACGAGGAAGGTAAATTGGAAAAATTAGACACAGAAAAGTTGGGCTTTAGTTTTGCAGTTGCTAAATACCTGATAGAGAAAATGGGCGGAGAATTTTTTATCGACTCTAAAGAAAATGTAGGGACAGTAATTAAAGTAAGATTGAAAAAGGCATAATATGGAAAATGTTGAAAAAAGACTCAAATTAAAACCAAAAATAGGAAACAATGCTTTTATAGCAAAAAACGCTATAATCCTTGGAGATGTCACAATAGGAGATAATGTAAGTATTTGGTATAACGTAGTAATACGAGGGGATGTAAATTATATCAAAATAGGCAAAGACTCAAATATCCAAGATGGAGCCATAATACATGTTACCAAAGACAAATTTCCTACAGAAATAGGTGAAAGGGTCACTATCGCTCACAGTGTAACCTTACACGGATGTAAAATAGAAGATGACTGCCTAATCGGAATTGGTGCCATAATTATGGATAATTCAGTTATTGCAAAAAATTCACTTGTAGCAGCCGGCGCTGTAGTTCCCCCCAATAAAAATTATCCAGAAAACAGTTTAATCGTGGGCAATCCTGCAAAAGTAGCAAGAGAGCTTACAGAAAAGGATTTAGAAATGATTAGGAGCAACGCGGATAGATATTTACACTATAAAGATATCTATCTTAAACTTAACATAGATTAGCTTTTAAACTGTATATTCTTAACCCTGACAGACAAAACCTTTGAATCATCATTAATCAAACTTTCAGCATAATGAGGGATTTTAGAATTGAAAGCTATACTGTCCCCCTCTTTTAATTCAACGGTATTGTTATTCAAATACATTCTGATATTTCCGCTTAATAAAAACATAAACTCATAACCTTCATGACTAAACAACTTCTTTTCGCCGGAACTTGGCTTGATAGAAACGATGAAGGTTTCAAACAGGTCATTATTTTTAATAGATGCCAATTCTTCGTAAAGATAGCCATGCTTAGCACCTTCTCTAAAAACAAATTTCCTTTTATCTGACGGAACAAGATAGTAATCTTTATAATTTATTTCCTCTTCAAAAAAATAAGTCATCTTAACGTTCAGCACCTTCGCAATTTTGGCAAGGGTATTTATCGGAGGAGTTACCACATTATTTTCAATCTGAGAAATTAAAGCTTTAGAAAAGCCGGTCATATTGGCAACATCCTGTAAAGTCAACTCCCTTTCATTCCTCAACTTTTTTACTCTCTCACCAATATTTATCTCAAAATTATTCATAACTCACTTCCTGTTTGACTATAATTATCTTTTTTAAGTTTAAATAAATTAGAGCTCATTTGTCAAGTAAATTATTAATTTTTTTAAATATCACTTAACTGTCTTGAAACTAAATTTAAGATTACTTCTTCAGGGATGTAATGAGGTTGGTCAATTTCCATAAACTTAGAATTTTTAAAACTATTAAGAAAATTCAATATACTCTTTCTCTTAATTAACTGATCAGCACACCCGTATACGACAAGAATATTCTTAGCAGTCGAACCTTCATTTATTTTTGAAGATTTGAGATAATTTAACCCTTCAATAAGATTATTTAAATATTTCTCTGAGGGCTGAGCAATCGGTATAACACCTGCTTTAGCCTGAAAGTACTTAACTGTTTTAGCAAAATCTTTATTAAGCCCCTTAATGATAATATCTATATTCTCTTCAGAAAAAGATTCAACAAAATGCATATATGGTGCAATTAGTATAATTTTTTCCCACTTATCACCAAATGTATCAATATATTTTGAAATAATATGTGCTCCGGCTGACCATCCGATTAGAGTCTCTCCACCATTATCGACTTCACCCAACACATAGTCTATATTGTCAACAAAAGGTTCAAAAAAAGTAAATTTTTTAGAAATGGCAGGAAAATATTCTTTTGTAAACGACCAATCAGAAATAAAAATATTTTTCATTATTTTTGCCTTCTTGTTTAGAATAAAAACGCGCCCTGGAGGAGTCGAACCCCCAACCTTTTGATCCGTAGTCAAACGCTCTATCCAATTGAGCTAAGGGCGCTAATTAGTGAGGCTTGTTTATATTAATTTTTAATTGGCTTGTCAATTGTTTTTTGGCTGCCATCACCCCATTTTTTGCACCTTTAAGCTACAAGTAAACTTTTCTTTCTTTTCATTTTTCCTAACTCATTAATCCGATGTCTTTTTTCCTTAATCTTAAAATAATAATCCAATTTAAAATAACACACTTTATCTGATTCATAAATCTTTTCCCTAAACCTAAAAAGTCGTTCTTTAGATGATAATAACAAGTTCATTAACCCATCTGAAATTCGATAATAAATAAATTTACATACAACCTTACCCTTACTATTAAATTTCTCCCTTTTTGCCATATTCTCTAAAAGTTTTGAAACAATTGTATCTTTCTCTATTTGGCTTAATACATTCCAACAAAAGGATACTAACGATAATATAGTCTTTAAAGATTCAAACTTCCTCACAAGACACTTTTCCAGCCCAAATTGCTGTTTCATAAATCTATAGCTTTCTTCTATTTTCCATCTCTTAAAATAAGATTTAATCCTAAAGTAAGCCTCCTTACTGCTACTTATGTGGCCTTCACATAAAAAATAAAGTTTATTCTTATTACCATGAAAGCTCACACTAATAACTGTAACTGCTCGATTGTTGTAGTAACATTTTGCATAACCATAAGAAATACCACCCTTCTTGTAACGCCTGTTTATTATACCATTGCAAATTTTATATACTGACATCTTCTCGCCCTTATATTCTAAATGCCTCTTACCTGTGCTCCTAATAACAAAATTTAAATCTTCTCGAAGAAGATATCTTAAAATTACTCCCTGTCATAACCCCTATCAAATACAAATAAACCCTTATTTCGAAACTTATCTTTTAATTTATCCAGCATATTTAAGGTCTCTGTATTCTCACTTTTAAAGTCTTGAGATTTAGAACTATAAGCATCTAAATATAATGAAAATAAACGTTTGCTACTGGGGCTATAACACACTGCATGATTTAAATGGAAGCCATTAGCAATACGACCACTACTACCATCGTGGACTTTACCAATAAGCTCAAAGTTTCTACCATAATTGTGAACCAAATCTCCACCATCAATTGATATTATTAACCTGGAATCTGATTCTGTTTCTTTAAGTGCGTAATCAATATTATATGCATTTGAAATAGCAAGTAGATGTGAATAATTAAATGTATTTCTTTGCAACCGCTTTAATGTGTGTTTAATTCCACACTTCTCATTTAAATAACCAGATATGGCAGTAAGATTTAAACTGCGAGTAGCAAAACAACCTGAAATAATCTCAAGAATATACTTTTGTTGCGGCTTTGTGAGATAATCATGAAGGTTTCTTGTAGTGTTTAACATTTTTCCCTTCACATTTTTAGTAATTTCACCTATCATAAACTGCCTCCATTTTGTTGTTATTGTTGCTTTTTTCGTTAAAATCATAATACAACATCTTGGAGGCATTATCAATTATAAATACCTGTCAAATAACATTTCTTATGTAAAAATGGGGTGATGCCAGTTTTTTGGGTATTATTCAGGTATTTTAGGGTTGTTTATTGGACTTGGCTTTATCGGTTATTGTTTTATAGTTACCCATAATATTAAATAAATTATCTTAAAACAAAAAAATACTTGCATTAAAAATTAATTAGTATATACTTCACATTAGAGTTGGTAGTACAGCAGTTTAAAAAAACTAGTAAGCCGTGCGTCCAGCACGGCTCTTTTTTTATACTGCAAAAATATTTTATAATTAGCGAGGTAGAAATGCTCAAAGGGACAGTTAAGTGGTTTAACGACACAAAAGGTTTTGGATTTATCACACAGGAAAATGGTGAGGATGTATTTGTTCATCACACTTCAATTCAGAAAGAAGGTTTTAGAACTTTGGCTGAAGGTGAAAGAGTTCAGTTTGAAATTGAAAAAACCGGTAAGGGACCTGCAGCAGTTAATGTTGTAAGTCTTTAATCTTAAAGATTTTAAGCGGGCTTAATGCCCGCTTTTTTATTGTCTTATTTATATTTCCCCCAAGCTCTTTCAAAATTAGTTGATTTTAAATTTATTTTTTGTATTCTCTAAAAGTTACTAATATCTTAGAAGGTGAAAAATGTTTAACTTGTTTATATTTGACCTTGATGGCACAATTCTTGATACCATTGAAGATATTCATGATTCACTCATAGAAACGTTAAGGTATTTTAATTTAAAAACTTTCGATATTGAAACTACAAAAAGTTATGTAGGTGATGGGTTTAAAATGCTTGTTAAAAGAGCAATAGGAAACAGCTCTTTTAAAGATGAATATGAAAAAAAATTTAGAGAAATTTATCAAGAAAAACAAATTAACAAAACAAAACCTTTTGAAAATATTTTTAAAGTATTTGAATACTTAAAATCCCAAAACAAAATAATGGTAATATTATCAAATAAAGCATTTAAAAATACTGATTATCTTGTCAAACACTACCAATTAGATAATTATTTTGATAACTGGTATGGAGCTGACTCATTTCCTGAGAAAAAACCATCCCCTAAACCTATTATCTCTATATTAAATCAATACAACTTTTCTTCAAGTGAAGCTATTATAATAGGTGATAATTACACTGATATAGAAGCCGGAAAAAATGCTAATATTAAAACTTGTTTTTGCGAATATGGTTATGGTAAGCTAAGCGGTGTAATGCCAGATTTTAGAGCAAA
Proteins encoded in this window:
- a CDS encoding pantoate--beta-alanine ligase, with amino-acid sequence MIVINKIEDLRKTIKKAKSEGKKIGFVPTMGYLHEGHLSLIKKAKSENNIVVCSIFVNPTQFGPNEDLDKYPRDFERDKSLLEKEDCDIIFYPSVQEMYPNGFFTKVSLSILTDKLCGKSRPGHFDGVATVVTKLLNIVAPDNAYFGLKDYQQLLVIKRVVDDLNIDTNIVGCPIVREEDGLAMSSRNVYLTEEQRMSALSLNKSFALVEELLSKGVKDSNKIKGEVANYIEGFPFTKIDYIEIVDPETLEDIKEINGNFLMALAVFVGKARLIDNNVFKIN
- the panB gene encoding 3-methyl-2-oxobutanoate hydroxymethyltransferase; amino-acid sequence: MSKHVEIKKITVNHIKRMKNNEKIACLTAYDYSSAKLLDESGIDLILVGDSLGMVMNGYESTIPVTVDEIIYHTKSVKRAISRAFLVADMPFGSYQVSDEQAINNAVRVIKESGAEAIKLEGGKEIAPLVKKLVSMGINVMGHIGLMPQQVLAQGGYKIQGRDNDEKLLEDAIAIEEAGAFSIVLEGVIADVSKKITENIKIPTIGIGAGVNCDGQILVFQDIFGIFDDFTPKFVKQYASVGNVIREATKNYMSEVKGSIFPEEKHSFLR
- a CDS encoding cupin domain-containing protein, translating into MSYGAKLKDIRKKLGMTLEDISQKTGFTKSFISQIENGKNSPSISSLKKICYALGTTISELFEDERNIVHKFTESDYKILKNKSLSMAFLATKLVNRKLEPMIVEIDPHSETGSDYYRHTGEEFGYVIKGVLTVVIGNDEYVLKEGESIYFSSNLPHKLKNKTDEKLRAFWVGTPPSF
- a CDS encoding HAMP domain-containing histidine kinase — encoded protein: MRNSQGLKLNLVNFLIVVFLAVLNIFFILYLIYNQFYLLLSSAIIFESIIIGIFALYALNKYKTVKNELSHCIVELENLKQEHEKMLALNKEAMSELETSNAELKALNLQLIKSRKELQEISDYRGKFLVNVSHELRTPLNAIIGFTTIMTADDYDTNSGDFKEMLKVIHESSKRLLNLINNILNIAKLETDITEIKPEPVSFDNIYHSIVSVGKGLLADNNKVIFIYESDDNLPKVIADEKNLLRALTQFIDNAVKYTDKGEILFKATNLLDCVEIIIKDTGAGIPESKLKELTEPFLSQFNEEGKLEKLDTEKLGFSFAVAKYLIEKMGGEFFIDSKENVGTVIKVRLKKA
- a CDS encoding gamma carbonic anhydrase family protein, translated to MENVEKRLKLKPKIGNNAFIAKNAIILGDVTIGDNVSIWYNVVIRGDVNYIKIGKDSNIQDGAIIHVTKDKFPTEIGERVTIAHSVTLHGCKIEDDCLIGIGAIIMDNSVIAKNSLVAAGAVVPPNKNYPENSLIVGNPAKVARELTEKDLEMIRSNADRYLHYKDIYLKLNID
- a CDS encoding helix-turn-helix domain-containing protein, which translates into the protein MNNFEINIGERVKKLRNERELTLQDVANMTGFSKALISQIENNVVTPPINTLAKIAKVLNVKMTYFFEEEINYKDYYLVPSDKRKFVFREGAKHGYLYEELASIKNNDLFETFIVSIKPSSGEKKLFSHEGYEFMFLLSGNIRMYLNNNTVELKEGDSIAFNSKIPHYAESLINDDSKVLSVRVKNIQFKS
- a CDS encoding cold-shock protein; protein product: MLKGTVKWFNDTKGFGFITQENGEDVFVHHTSIQKEGFRTLAEGERVQFEIEKTGKGPAAVNVVSL
- a CDS encoding HAD family hydrolase — encoded protein: MFNLFIFDLDGTILDTIEDIHDSLIETLRYFNLKTFDIETTKSYVGDGFKMLVKRAIGNSSFKDEYEKKFREIYQEKQINKTKPFENIFKVFEYLKSQNKIMVILSNKAFKNTDYLVKHYQLDNYFDNWYGADSFPEKKPSPKPIISILNQYNFSSSEAIIIGDNYTDIEAGKNANIKTCFCEYGYGKLSGVMPDFRAKDIAELINICKQR